A single window of Nicotiana tomentosiformis chromosome 1, ASM39032v3, whole genome shotgun sequence DNA harbors:
- the LOC104089165 gene encoding F-box protein CPR1-like gives MVDGIMKRFPEDVVIYILLRFRVKFLLRFKCISKTCYTLIKSSIFVNLHLSRTINDKDEFILFKRSWKEETSLYKTIISFLSVRADDYLNPIIPDQDVPYMTATYSIEYDQLIGPCHGLIALMDDLNTLLFNPSTRKYMLLPPSPFNCPRNHYRTIRCVGFDFDSIANDYKVVKKF, from the coding sequence ATGGTCGATGGAATTATGAAAAGATTCCCAGAAGACGTGGTTATTTATATACTATTAAGGTTTCGGGTAAAATTTCTTTTGCGATTCAAATGCATCTCAAAAACTTGTTACACTCTCATAAAATCCTCCATTTTTGTCAATCTTCATCTCAGTCGGACCATAAATGACAAAGATGAATTCATTCTTTTTAAGCGCTCATGGAAAGAAGAAACCAGTCTGTATAAAACTATCATATCTTTTCTTTCTGTTAGAGCTGATGATTATCTCAACCCCATTATTCCGGATCAAGATGTGCCTTATATGACAGCGACGTATAGTATTGAGTATGATCAACTCATTGGTCCTTGTCATGGTTTGATAGCTTTGATGGATGATCTTAATACTCTGTTATTCAATCCGTCAACAAGAAAGTATATGCTGCTCCCGCCCAGCCCTTTTAATTGTCCGAGAAATCACTATCGAACAATCAGATGTGTTGGGTTTGACTTCGACTCCATTGCAAATGACTACAAGGTTGTTAAAAAGTTTTGA